Within the Caldisalinibacter kiritimatiensis genome, the region TTAACACAAGATATAAAGTTTCGTATCCAAAAGTTCCAACAGCATCTGCCATAAGTCCAAATACACCAATAGGTGCTATAATTATAACCTTTTCAACCATCCAAATAAGTGCTTCAATTATATAATTAAACATATTTAATAAAGTATCTTTCTTTTCTTTTTCAAGTGTAGAAATACCGAAGCCTAAAAATAAACTAAAAAATAATATTTGAAGTATATTCCCATCTAATAATGCCTTAAAAGGATTTACTGGTATGATACCTAAAATAGTCTCCCAAAAACCTGGAGTTCCTCCTTTATCTATATATTCATCAGAAAACATAGATTGAATAGTTGACATATCTAAACCTAATCCTGGCTTAAATATATTCCCTAATAAAAGTCCCAAAGCAACAGCAAACATAGTAGTACCCATATAATATCCAAATGTTGCTATACCAATTTTACCTGCTGATTTCGTATTACCTAAAGAAGCTGCTCCAGATATTATTGAAACAGTAACCAATGGTATTACTAACATTTTAATAAGTTTCATAAATACCTTACCTAATGGAGCAAATACTGCTGCATCTTCTCCCATAACTCCACCGGCGATAATACCTAAAACCATCGCTACTAAAATTAAATTAGCTGAGTTTTTAAGAAATTTTGTATTCTTCAGCATATAATTCCTCCTTTTGTTGTTTATTTTTTGTAATATTATAAGTAGTATTATTACGTCATCGTAATATTTATTTAAATATATTTAATCATATTTTGTCAAGTATGACAATATAAAATTTTTGGAAGTGTTTTTTCAACACTTTATTTATAAATTAACTTTAAATCAAAAAAATTTAAAAATTTAGTTGCATAATTTGTCGTATTTTGTTATAATCGTTCTTGTGATTATCCCCCTGGTAACCTTAAGAAAAATTATCCCCAATACCCCTTTTGAACGAGTTGTGTGCCATTTGTTCAAACGGAAAAGCCAAAAGGACCTGTTTTAGGTCCTTTTGGCTTTTTTGTTATTTAATTCTTGCTTTGATGTATCTTCGCATCTATCGTATATTCTAGATATTTTTTCAATATCCTTATCTACATCTGTTTTATTAATACTATAAACTCCAAACTTATGTAATATGATTTTATATATCAATGTCATCAACCCTTTTTATACTCTTATTTTATAATATTAATCTATATATTAATTTATGAGTGCTTTAAACTATTACTATATTGAATTTTAAGTTGTTTTATGAAGTTACTTGTCGTTTATATTTAAAATTATTCAATATCCCTTTATTATATGTTAAAATAATATATAAACGATATACAT harbors:
- a CDS encoding dicarboxylate/amino acid:cation symporter; this encodes MLKNTKFLKNSANLILVAMVLGIIAGGVMGEDAAVFAPLGKVFMKLIKMLVIPLVTVSIISGAASLGNTKSAGKIGIATFGYYMGTTMFAVALGLLLGNIFKPGLGLDMSTIQSMFSDEYIDKGGTPGFWETILGIIPVNPFKALLDGNILQILFFSLFLGFGISTLEKEKKDTLLNMFNYIIEALIWMVEKVIIIAPIGVFGLMADAVGTFGYETLYLVLKLLGVYILALSIHTFGFYPFMVKMFSKLSPFKFLKKIRKAQMVALSTASSMGTLPVTLDVCEEDFEVSNSTASFVLPLGATINMDGNAIYYALVAMFFSQMFGIDLGITEYVAIILTATIGSIGQAGVPGPSLLVVAVLLSANIPVVGLPLLFGVDRIFDMLRTAVNITGDASCAVIVDQIFKVDEINNDMSENIA